A single genomic interval of Camelina sativa cultivar DH55 chromosome 11, Cs, whole genome shotgun sequence harbors:
- the LOC104728423 gene encoding uncharacterized protein LOC104728423, with protein sequence MGVTPEQLKPESRTLTGYDGVTKLSMGDVKLHVRAGGLSRKTKFAVIDAPPVYNAILGVPWIYAMQAVPSTYHLCLKFPTTTGICTLYGDQRVPRTCSVIEKKQRKTEDV encoded by the coding sequence ATGGGTGTCACGCCGGAACAACTGAAACCCGAATCTCGAACATTGACGGGCTATGATGGGGTCACCAAACTTTCGATGGGCGACGTAAAGCTGCATGTGCGAGCCGGCGGATTGTCCCGGAAGACCAAGTTCGCAGTCATCGACGCGCCTCCAGTCTACAACGCCATTTTGGGGGTACCGTGGATATACGCGATGCAGGCCGTACCATCGACctatcacctctgcctcaagttcccAACCACCACGGGAATCTGCACACTTTATGGTGACCAGAGGGTACCCCGAACTTGCTCTGTTAtcgagaagaagcagaggaagactGAAGACGTGTAG